One Vanrija pseudolonga chromosome 5, complete sequence genomic window, tTGGACCAGTCGACCTCCTTGAGCCTGGTGTGCCGTCCAACCTTGCCAAGAGGCGACGAACGGAGCCCGAGTACCCCCCAGCGGTGCAGGAGCTTACTCTGGACGACGGCCCTGTcccgccgcagccaccaGACTTTCACGCTCTCACCAAGACCATCTTGCTTCCCGGAAAGGCGCAGTACTCGGCGGACTGGACACCCTTGTTCAACATTGACACCTATTGGGCGGAGCTGGACGCTGTGCGGAAGCGGGCCGGTCGCAAGACTGGCGTTCTGCGCCGTGACGAGCTCTCAAAGACTGGCGGACAGCGTCCTGCCGTCGGAGATCTCATCTTCTACGGCGAGACCGTGACCAGCACACAAACAATGCTCGACCGCAACCCCATTCTGCTCAACGGCCTCCCCGCCCCTCTCACGTTCACCGCGTCCTTCCAGCTGAGCGGCCGTGGACGAGGGTCGAATGTCTGGCTGTCCCCGGCAGGCTGTCTGCAATACACcatcctcctcaccctccccgCCAACATGGCCAACAAGATGATCTTCATCCAGTACCTGGCGGCATTGGCAATCTGCGaggccatcgacgacgatggccgcctcggtgtGCGCATCAAGTGGCCGAACGACATctacgccgaggtggagggtGTGGGCGGCAccaaggtcggcggcggggtcaaGGGCCGTGCCAAGCTGGGCGGTATCCTCGTCAACACCAACTACGTCAATGGGCAGTGGAGGATTCTTGTCGGCTGCGGAGTCAACGTCCTGAACGCGCTCCCGACCACCTCCGTCTCGACGCTGCACGACCTCCTGGCAACGCGCGCGGCTGCatctggctcgtcgcgcgacctcccaccaccaccatcgatGGAGGGCACGTTTGCGCGCATCATGCACTCGTTCGAGGTCAAGTGGGAGCAgttcctcgccgacaagggTTTCGACGGCTTCATGGACGAGTACCACTCTCGCTGGCTCCACAGCGGGCAGGAGGTGACGCTCACGACGGTCACCCCGCACCAGCGCCTGCGCATCCAGTCCATCACCCCCGACCACGGCCTCCTGCGCTGCGTGCCTCTTGATGGCGGACGCGCGACGACATCGGGCCTCACGCCGCTGTATGACCGCGACACAGACGGGGGAGGCTACGACGACCGCTCGTCCAAGGGCTGGTCGTttggctcgtcggcgacacaGTACGTCGACCTGCAGCCCGACGGCAACAGCTTTGACCTCATGAGCGGCATGATCAAGAAGAAGGTGTAGGGATCTGGTTTACATTGCATGCATTCATCAGTTGTAGGGGAGGGCGGGGCCGGTGACTGACGGCTGACCTCCTGGGCCT contains:
- the BPL1 gene encoding Biotin--protein ligase, which translates into the protein MPGPGPSPHQVFVYSGPGVSPLSLSHTLLTLSLQLLPHYTVQPITAAVLATEPWEPTCALLVIPGGRDLPFVEELSVKTKVTRRIAEFVQEGGRYLGICAGAYFGAAEVKFDVGGNKEVVGKRDLAFFPGAAVGPTFPGFDYGSEAGARAVGIVVDGGKRVLDNLYYNGGGHFILPAQLPSDVEVVARYAEPPTPEANVAAVQISKGKGKALLCAVHFEYPLQDPPSRDAIAKLANPPDELVIEQNEKDRKAWVGTLLSNLGIRLPSEQKTATGAQLKGEEDPHLLLHPTHPSPIFVFSHPSLPELATNAFGASTINSKLKLGPGKWETLQDANDKLEIGPVDLLEPGVPSNLAKRRRTEPEYPPAVQELTLDDGPVPPQPPDFHALTKTILLPGKAQYSADWTPLFNIDTYWAELDAVRKRAGRKTGVLRRDELSKTGGQRPAVGDLIFYGETVTSTQTMLDRNPILLNGLPAPLTFTASFQLSGRGRGSNVWLSPAGCLQYTILLTLPANMANKMIFIQYLAALAICEAIDDDGRLGVRIKWPNDIYAEVEGVGGTKVGGGVKGRAKLGGILVNTNYVNGQWRILVGCGVNVLNALPTTSVSTLHDLLATRAAASGSSRDLPPPPSMEGTFARIMHSFEVKWEQFLADKGFDGFMDEYHSRWLHSGQEVTLTTVTPHQRLRIQSITPDHGLLRCVPLDGGRATTSGLTPLYDRDTDGGGYDDRSSKGWSFGSSATQYVDLQPDGNSFDLMSGMIKKKV